A stretch of the Tardiphaga sp. 709 genome encodes the following:
- a CDS encoding VpsF family polysaccharide biosynthesis protein (VpsF, distantly related to oligosaccharide ligases, is encoded next to the probable flippase VpsE.) translates to MTLTRTAPLRLHRNGALAAAGPRARVPQRRQIVNTAQLINFMIMCVLLGAIVAIFTLSGGVLTNLKIHYLTPGGNFLEKLHPGTYATFIATLLLLMRDGDPIGEINRAFTDAKLLLVHLFCWFVLLIQMFVLERPFTVIIDTFLLPVLLCLLIWRLTPAQRRPLVWAIHATLLLNILIGYYEYFSGHRIIPLTLGSVLVVGEWRSAALLGHPLTASGIVGAYIMALVLRPAICPPIMIRVPLIAFSLGSLMAFGGRTALMTVLLVLACLGLLETIRLIRGKRVPLLFAVGAICFLFAAAGVVFAALYLGIFDKMLLRFSSDKGSALARFATFDMLNHFQWSELILGPNPVRVNALQSQLGLNYGIENFWVSCIVQFGLIHTILITLGLTCFFIELLRRSDRAAFAILLLILMIAASSVSFSSKNIQLAQLVLLIALLLPRERAPAVAPPRYVHQRPPMAAPHVRAVPRDQEFA, encoded by the coding sequence TTGACATTGACCCGGACCGCACCGCTCAGGCTGCATCGCAACGGCGCCCTCGCCGCGGCGGGCCCGCGTGCGCGCGTTCCGCAACGACGTCAGATCGTCAATACGGCCCAGCTCATCAATTTCATGATCATGTGCGTCCTGCTGGGCGCCATCGTCGCAATCTTCACACTGTCCGGCGGCGTTCTGACCAATCTCAAGATTCACTATCTGACACCCGGCGGAAATTTTCTGGAGAAGCTCCACCCCGGCACCTATGCGACTTTCATCGCGACGCTTCTGCTGCTGATGCGCGACGGTGACCCGATCGGCGAGATCAACCGTGCCTTCACGGACGCCAAGCTTTTGCTGGTGCATCTGTTCTGCTGGTTTGTCCTGTTGATCCAGATGTTCGTGCTGGAGCGCCCGTTCACGGTCATCATCGACACGTTCCTGCTGCCGGTCCTGCTGTGCCTGCTGATCTGGCGGCTGACGCCGGCGCAGCGGCGGCCGCTGGTCTGGGCCATCCATGCGACGCTGCTGCTCAACATCCTGATTGGCTATTACGAATATTTTTCCGGCCATCGCATCATTCCGCTGACACTCGGCAGCGTGCTGGTGGTCGGTGAATGGCGCTCGGCTGCGCTCCTCGGCCATCCGCTGACGGCCTCGGGCATCGTCGGCGCCTATATCATGGCGCTGGTGCTGCGACCGGCCATCTGCCCGCCGATCATGATCCGCGTGCCACTGATCGCCTTCAGTCTGGGCTCACTGATGGCCTTCGGCGGCCGTACCGCGCTGATGACGGTATTGCTCGTGTTGGCCTGCCTCGGTCTGCTTGAGACGATCCGGCTGATCCGCGGCAAGCGCGTGCCGCTGTTGTTCGCTGTCGGCGCAATCTGCTTTCTTTTTGCGGCGGCAGGCGTCGTGTTTGCTGCGCTCTATCTCGGCATCTTCGACAAGATGCTGTTGCGCTTCTCGTCGGACAAAGGCAGCGCCCTGGCGCGCTTTGCGACCTTCGACATGCTCAATCATTTCCAGTGGAGCGAACTGATCCTCGGACCCAATCCGGTTCGCGTGAACGCGCTGCAGTCGCAGCTCGGTTTGAATTATGGCATCGAGAATTTCTGGGTGTCCTGCATCGTGCAATTCGGCCTGATCCACACCATCCTGATCACGCTGGGTCTGACCTGCTTCTTCATCGAACTGCTGCGCCGGTCGGACCGCGCAGCCTTCGCCATCTTGCTGCTGATCCTGATGATTGCAGCAAGCTCGGTGAGCTTCTCGTCTAAGAACATCCAGCTCGCGCAGCTCGTTCTTCTCATCGCGCTGCTGTTGCCGCGCGAACGCGCGCCGGCCGTGGCGCCACCCCGCTACGTCCATCAGCGGCCGCCGATGGCCGCCCCGCATGTCCGCGCCGTCCCCCGGGATCAGGAGTTCGCATGA